GGCGCGCACGTCTTCCCGAAGGTCGACTGGCTGTATTTGGCGATCTTCCTCGCCGTCGTGATGGGGTCGAATGTCGCCGTCTCGCTCTACCCGGCCTGGAGGGCCTCCCGTCTGGACCCTGTCGAGGCGATGCGGCAGGTAGGATGAAACGCCTCGCTTTCGTCTTTTGTCTCTTGTCTCTTTGGTCGCCCCGGGCCGGCGCCGCCACCCTCGTCCAAACGGACAATTTCTCGCTCGGCTTCAAAGGCTATTTCAAAAACCTTTTCTTCGAGACGAAGCGCCGCGCCACGAATGAAGCCATGATCGCCGACATAAACCGCCTTCGGACCGAGTGGGACGCCAAGTTCTGGAAGTTCCTCTCGGCCAAGGTCATCTGGGACAACGAACTCGTCGCCGGCGACTACGTCAATTCGGAGGAATTCGCCGCCCGGCAGAGCCAGCGGGCCGAACCCTATCTGGATCTCGACTACGAGCTCGTCCGGGAGAGGAATTTCTTTTACGGCCAGGAGATCTACCGCGCCTATGCCCGCGTCGACGCCGGGCCCGTGGTTTTCATCGGCGGAAGACAGAAGGTGGATTGGGGCGTGATGCGGCTGATCTCGCCCGGTGATCTCTTCACCCGGGTGGCGGTGTTCGATATCGAAAAGGAGGAGCGCGTGGGGGCGACGGCGGCGAACCTGACTGTTACACCCGTCACGGGACTCAAACTCAACGCCGTCTACGAGGTCCAGCCGGACTTCGACCGCGCCCGCCTCGGCGGACGGATCACCAAGACCTTGGGCCGCTTCGACGTCTCCATCCTGGGCGGCAAGTTCCTGCAGGACGAGGACTTCGGCTTCGATTTCACGGGGGACCTGGGCAAGGCGGGCATTCGAGGCGAATTCGTCTACGACCGCGCGCAGTTCGTCTCCGACTTCGTGCAGTTCGCGGCCGGCGTGGATTACGGCTGGGAGAACAGCCTCTCCCTGGCGCTCGAATACTTCTTCAACGGAAATGGTCGCGGCCTTCCGCTGACCGCGGGGGCGCCCCGGGCGGGGACCCAGGTCCCGTCGGTCCACAAGAATTTTCTGGAGTTCCAGGCCAAGTACGACCTCATGCCGCTTTGGTCGGTCCTGTTCCTGACCGTCGTGGACTTGAACGGCGGCAGCGCCTTTCTCCATCCGGAGACCAAGTACTCGCCGCTCCCGTGGCTGGAGATTTCCGGCGGCGCCCAGATTCCCGTGGGTCGGACGAACGGGGAATTTACGGCGTTCCCCAACGTCTATTACTTCCAGAGCCAGTTCTTCTTCTAGCGGACGCTCGGGGGGTTATTTCGTGATCGTGAGTTCGACGGCGTTGCTGGTGTTCAGTTCAAGATCGTGTTCACCACCTGCATGATCAAGGCGGGGGACGTCCCTTGAGCGGCTCCGCCACCCGTTGTGTCTCCTCCGTCGGAACCTCCGCTCTCCGGGCCCTCGCCGAGGGCGGGTGGCGAACCGCCGGTGACGGTCCCTGTTGCGCTCATTCCGCCGCCGGCTCCCCCTCCCGGTAGGATGGACTCGCCGTCGGCCTTTGTGGCACCGGAGCCCGAGGGGGCCTTAGGCGAGACGATCGTGCCCGTTCCCTCCTGGGAGCCGCCCCCGCAGCCGGCGAGCGCCGTGGTGGCGAGGAAGGCGGCCGCGATGAGCCAATGCCCGCCTTGATGCGTCAGGGATCTCTCGCGCAGGCAGGAGAAAAACGTCACCGTCTCGGTCCACATCCACGCAATCAGAATGGAAACCGTCAAGCCGATGAGAAAGTAGAGGATGATGTCGAGGACGATCATGGATCCCCCTTCGCAGGAGGGATTGCAGAGGGCATGCCAAGAGGATCGCCAGTCTAATTAGCTGATATTGTTTAGTTTGTATTCTTTGCGACCCGTCCAATTCCCTCTCAGAATGATAATTTTCTCATTTTGAGAGTCTGAAGAGCTGACCGGCTTCCGATCGGTGAGACGGGCTACCGTGACGAGTTCATAAAAATGAGAATAATAGGAAGTATCAGTTCTTGTCCCCACCCATTTCCCCAGGAGTGAAATTAATAAAGAATAATAATTTCAATATATTAGATTGAAATCTCCTCATGGCATTCCGCTTGCTAAGGCGAGGGGAGAGGGGGGATGTCATGAGAAAAATCTATTTGGCGGTCTTCAGTCTGGGAGTGATCGGCTTTGCATCCGCGTGTGGCTCAAGAGGCGACGTCCAAGAGATCGCATACCGTGGAAGCTCGAGTGATACGGAGGTCGCCCCGAGAGACGCGGGAACGATTCCGCAAGGGACGGCCGACTCGGGTGACGAGGTGATCATGCCTTCGTCTCCCTCCGCCCCCGCCGTTCCGGCCGCCGAAGAGACGCCTCCCGCCGCCGAACCCGCTCCGCCCGCCGGTCCCGAGACCCCGGCCATCGCGGAAGGGGAGGGAGTCCCCGACACGACGCCCGAAATCGGCACGCCTCCCTTGCCCCCGGCCGTCAGCTGCGACGAGCCGGCCTTCGCATTCGTCTCAAACCGCTCGGGCGTGCAAAATATCTTCGTCCACAAAGCGGGCTCTCCGCGGTCCTTGACCGATCTTCGCGGGGTCGCCCTGTCGGACCTGACGGTCCATCCCACGCGGAATGAATTGGTCTTCACGGAGTTGGCGCTGTTCTTTCCCATCACCGTTTCGCTCGACTTGGAGGGACCGGTCGCGGCGCCGGACGTCGTCTTTGACGCCGACGCCGACGGAGGCGCCGATTCATTGACCGCTTCCGCCGTCTTTAGCCCCGATGGAGGCAATATGGCCTACGTGAACTGGCACAACGTCGGCCGCAAGCTCGTGCCGGAGGTCTTCCTGAAGAACGAGAACCGCGCCATCGTCGCCAATGCGGATGGGCGTAAGGAATTCCGTGGCATCGCCTGGGCGGGAGGCAAGGTCATCGTTTCGATCGACACGAAGGACGACGGCGCCGAGGCCCAACTGGCGATCTTCGACACCGCCCGCGGAAGCCTTTATGGCCTCGTCGACATGACGACGATCACGCCGGCTGCGGGGACCTCGCCGGCCGCGAGCCCAGACGGAAAATCCATCGCCTTCGTGAAGAAGGACTCGTTCGGGGCGGATCAGATCTACCGCTGCAATCTCGACCAGGAACCCTTCGGTATGGGCACGCTCGGCTCGCGCGGCGAGATCACGGTCTGCCGCGTGGTGGCCCCTCTGACCAGCGGAAGCGTCAACAATCAGCCGGCTTGGTCGCGCGACGGCCGCTGGATCTACTTCGTCTCCAGCCGCGACGGGAACAAGGAGATCTACCGCGTGCGCCCGGACGGCACCGGCGAGGAACGCCTCACGAACGACCCGGCCGAAGACACGTCCCCGGCCCCGTTCGCCCCCTACGCGAGCTGCGAGTAACCGGGGCGTGCGATGCATTCCTAGCTCGCGGCAACGCCACGCGATTTTCAGATTGGGAGACTGATCGCTCATGACCGACATCGTCATCGGACAAATCGACGGACGGACCCTCCGCTTTCACGATGAGGACGGCGAGGGCGATTTCGACCACGGCGAGCGCTTGAGTCTCGGCGGCGATTCCCGCCCCCTCGACGAGGCCGCCGCGCGCGAGGCCCTCGCCCGGATCGGCATCTCCGGCCTCCATACGGGCGCCCGCATGCATCGGGTTGCCGCCTACGTCGATTGTCTCCACATGGCGGAGCGCGCGCTCGAATCCGGGGAATACATGTCCGTGCAATCCCAATTGGATCAGGCCGAGCGCCTGGCCCGGGAGGGCGGTTTCAGCGTCAGCTACGAGCGCTTGTCCGCTCTTCGCTGGCGCGCCATTGAGGCGGCACGGCTTGACGGGGCCGCCGGTTTCGAGGAATTGGGGGACGCGGCCCTCGAGACAAAGCCCATCCTCAGGCTTCTCCGGGGAGACAGCGAGGCGGCGGAAAGGAATTCAAGCGCAGGCCTGATCCTCGACTACCTGCACACGTGCCGGTCGAGGGACACGGTGCGTGCAAGAGGACTGGAGCACGAAAGGGCGTTTCTTGCGGATCTTGATGGCCGGGCCTCCCGTCTACGGTCCGATCTCCGCCTCCGCGCCCGCCACCTACACGCGGTGGTCTCCCTGGGGATCGAGGAATCGCGCGCGACCGCGGCGGATCATGTGAACACGCGCGGAATCACCCTGCACTCGGGAGATCGTGTTCAAATGAGGTGGGAAGACGGGCGCGCGCCGGGAGCGCCGTTTGTCATCGATCACTTCGAAATCCACGCGAGTTATATCGTCGCCATCGGCAGGGGAGGGGAACGCGCGAATATCGATTCCTTGCATCCGGCGCCCCTCGCGCCGAGTCCCAACCCGCCCGTCTCCAGGGGTTCCTCCGGCGGAAGTCGGCCCTCCTGGGTCGCCGGTGCGATCCGCAGTGTTTTGAGCCTATTGCCCTTCTGAGCGGGTTCTCCGCGTTCGGATCTATATCACATAAATGTGAAGTACCAGTGCTTTAGGAATCGGCCTCATTTTTCATCTTATTGATTTTATTTAGATTTAGTCTGGCATCGGCCTTGCTCTTTCCGGGGGTAGGAGAGGATTGCCATGAGCACGACGGATAAAACCCAGGTGATCGAAGAATTCTTGGCCGGACGCCTGACGCGGAACGAGGCCTGCCTCAAGCTTGGCGTCCACCGGACGACCCTTTGGCGCCTTTGCCGGCGTTTTCAAGAAAAGGGTTCGGAGGGGCTCGTTCACGGATTGAAGGGCCGACGCTCCAACCGCGCCAAACCCGAGGCCATGAGGCAGGAGCTGGTCGCCCGATTCGCGACGGAGGGACAGCCGCGCGGAAAGAGCGTCTTCTCGTTTTACGACCGCGTGGCGCGCGGGCTTCCGGATTACGTCTCCTATTCCACGCTCCTGGGATGGCTGAGGGAGGCGGGGTTGCTCGGGGAGCCTGATCCCAAGAAGGGTCAATCGTGACGCTGACCATCCGCACGAGAACGATCACGGAGGAGCGGCTCGACGAGATCGCCGGTCCGACGTCAACATACGGTTCCTCGCTGCCTCTGGAAAGGCGGGCGGTCGTGGCGGAGGTGCAACGCCGGGACTATGCTCATCTGATCATAGAAGGCACGCGCGGGAGCGACGGCGTCGCCCGATATTTCGCAAGGCTTGACCGGGGCGGAAGCGCCGACGCCGCCGATCGGGCGGCGTCCTTCGAAACGGGAGGGCGCATGCCCCTCGACGTGGGCGGCGAGCGGATCGTCGCCGTCTACTTCGGCGACGAGGACGGGGACGGCTCGCGGGACATCATCGCGAGGTTGGAGGATGGCGGTCTGCTCGTCTTTCTGGTGACCGAGGGCGAGGGCGCCGCCGCGTCGCCGCCGCCTGGAGTCCCTACCTTGAGTTCGCCCGATCCCGGAAGCGCCACGGCTTCCGGGGCCGGATCCGAACAAGAGAGCGAACCCTTCGACCCCGAACCCTACGACCCAGAGCCCGTTCCCGCCGAGCCGGCGACCCGCAATCCCGGGGCCGCGCCGACCGGCGCGGGCATGCAAGGCAGCGCCTCGTCTGGTTGCGGGACGCGAAACGACGGCCCGGTGACGACGGAAGGGATTTGAAGAGGCGGCAACTCCTTGGTCTTTACAGGCCGATAATCTATAATACACGTTATCAAAATGAGAATGACCCTTCGCACACTCCTCAGTCTTCTTCCCATGGCCGGCATGCTCCTGCTGACGGCCTGCCCGCAGATGACGACCTCCCCGATCGGGGCGCCGGGTTCCCCCTTGAGCGCCGTGGGGGAGGAGAAGACGACATCCGAAAAGGTCCCTGATTCCGAGGAGGCGATCGCACCTCCTTCGGCCGCTGCCCCGATCCCGCCTTCCGCGGTCAGCGGGGGAGGAGATCCGGCCGGGACGACGCCTCCGCCGATGGAGCCGGCCTTCCGCCGCATCGACGGGGGCGGGGTGGGCGGAGAGACGCCCACCACCATCTCAGGCCCGGTCGCCGCAGGCGACAGGGGTCTGATCAGCGCCCCCTCCAGCCGGGAGGCGATCGAT
The sequence above is a segment of the bacterium genome. Coding sequences within it:
- a CDS encoding helix-turn-helix domain-containing protein, with the protein product MSTTDKTQVIEEFLAGRLTRNEACLKLGVHRTTLWRLCRRFQEKGSEGLVHGLKGRRSNRAKPEAMRQELVARFATEGQPRGKSVFSFYDRVARGLPDYVSYSTLLGWLREAGLLGEPDPKKGQS